Within Malus domestica chromosome 04, GDT2T_hap1, the genomic segment TTTTATTCGATTTATTCACAATGACTTTCTTTCTATTACTTCGCATTTGTCTGATCGTATACATTCTCTGCCATGCTTCCTCAATCATTATGAAAGGcggaaattataaaattatgcATTCCAAGTTGGTCACAATTGTTTTCAagagtgtgatatccacacaccctattttacttctcacatactcTTCTAATTTTCGACTGTCAGATCGaattaattaaagaagatcaacaacaacaacaacaacaaagccttttcccactaagtggggtcggctatatgaatcctagaacgccattgcgctcggttttgtgtcatgtcctccgttagatccaagtactctaagtcttttcttagagtctcttccaaagttttcctaggtcttcctctaccccttcggccctgaacctctgtcccgtagtcacatcttcgaaccggagcgtcagtcggccttctttgcacatgtccaaatcaccggagccgattttctctcatcttacctacaatttcggctactcctactttacctcggatatcctcattcccaatcttatcctttctcgtgtgcccacacatcccacgaagcatcctcatctccgctacacccattttgtgtacttgttgatgcttcaccacccaacattttatgccatacaacatcgctggccttattgccgtcctataaaattttcccttgagcttcagtggcctacgacggtcacacaacacgccagatgcactctttccatccagctcgtattctatggttgaaatctccatctaattctccgttctcttgcaagatagatcctaggtagcgaaaacggtcgtttttttgtgatcttcgctagatgtctccggtcattagtgtggataagtatataaatggatagagataggaaagcaaacacaagatgtacgtggttcacccaaattggctacgtccacggaatagaagagttctcattaattgtgaagggtttacagaagtacataggttcaagctctcctttagtgagtacaagtgaatgatttagtacaaatgacattaggaaatattgtgggagaatgatctcgtaatcacgaaacttctaagtatcgaagtgtggtgtcgtcttaacttgccttatctgtctcataggtagataaggcatcttctctggaagtactcttcctccatccaggggtggtatctttaactggtggagatgcacaaggtaatgtatcaatttcacttgaaccttacttgtagtttcaggcttggtcaagcgcgatacaaaccatgtagtaggagtcccccaagtcgccgagctagggggtctgctgaaagaggtgacagacaaggtaagaaATCAGAGCTCCGattgattgttcaccttctccccatcttgcagcagcatgaaggataaagagaagaaaaatgagaagagatgatatgagatacttttgcttttgaagaagtaactttccacaggcttattcttgaactgagctggagggttttctggtttcctccagagtataaggccgactgaagaatttgagggtcaaaacaagtccatcaaatctagagtacgttccaccctgctgatatgggatacttttgcttttgacagagtaatggatgtatcggcacgtgtgctgttacgcttgtctccacatgcttccttgtatccttcgcacttgccctatctgttcctcaagcagatgcggaatcttccctagaaacataagatgttgaggatgagtactcgagagcaatgccaggtaagtaatcaggtaaggggttccaggcagtcagttcctggctggaagcttgattccaagtgctgactgattgctctctttctccttgtcttgcaggtaaaaacaaggccaaaagaaaagacagggaaaaagcatgatatgggatactcttgcttttaaccctgatgatatgagatattcttgctctagtatagcttgtttgcagaggtattatcggggggaaagaaagctgaatatttcgaaaggcttcgttgggagtgccctctcagatatgatgaagggttgagcatttttgcaggtctgcctgtccgttggggatggaggtcgacatatataggagtctccctaacaacaagtagtaatgctattcctttaccctgcttggtcatagcacggtagtgggagctgccagtttcacctgttttaactctgtcagagcactttgaaaaagtggtctgtggtatctggctctcgagattcggagaacgatgcctcttcgatttttgagaaagcaatcatgatgggggtctgactctcgagattcggagagcagtgtctcttcgatttttgaggaagtaatcatgttgggagtctggctctcgagattcggagggcggtgcctcttcgattttggagcaagcaatcttgttgggagtgttgtctcgaatgtgagtaaaggttgggcatgtttactagtctaccttgccacgaagcacaaaggttgacacacagggactttccaattatccagcaatggtactgttcctttaccctctcttcgattttgagaaagtagtcatgttgggagtctggctctcgagattcggaggacggtgcctcttcgattttggagcaagcaatcttgttaggagtgttttctcgaatgtgagtaaaggttgggcatgtttgctagtctaccttgccacgaagcacagaggttgacacacagggactttccaattatccagcagtggtactgttcctttacccttgtgggtaataatatggtagctagaccttcaaaatttatatgtctaaactttgttagtgctgtttctttgctattcttttacctttcttggtcagagcgatgtagtggaagctgcaagcttcacgtgctcaactttggcagagaactttggcaaagttatctgtggtacccatgagttattgttgcgtgtgggaagtgggtgattgaacagtaagattcatgtgctttctacttcaccagaagtcttcgacagaatgcccataatttctgtaaagctgagtgtgcgtgtgacaggtgctgacaaggctggaaaagtaggtacCTCTTTggtttctgagatcggccctcgtggtctctgagcagcccagcttttgagaaagcgagcgcctcttcgattgattcggagaacgatgcctcatcgattttttagaaagcaatcatgctgggggtctggctctcgagattcggggagcagtgtctcttcgatttttgagaaagtaatcatgttgggagtctagctctcgagattcggagggcggtgcctcttcgattttggagcaagcaatcttgttgggagtgttttctcgaatgtgagtaaaggttgggcatgtttgctagtctaccttgccacgaagcacaaaggttgacacacagggactttccaattatccagcaatggtactgttcctttaccctctcttcgatttttaagaaagtagtcatgttgggagtctggctctcgagattcgaaggacggtgcctcttcgattttggagcaagcaatcttattgggagtgttttctcgaatgtgagtaaaggttgggcatgtttgctagtctaccttgccacgaagcacagaggttgacacacagggactttccaattatccagcagtggtactgttcctttacccttgtgggtaataatatggtagctagaccttcaaaatttatgggtctaaactttgttagtgctgtttctttgctattcttttacccttcttggtcagagcgatgtagtgggagctgcaagcttcacgtgctcaactttggcagagaactttggcaaagttatctgtggtacccatgagctattgttgcgtgtgggaagtgggtgattgaacagtaagattcatgtgttttctacctccccagaagtctttgacagaatgcccataatttccgcaaagctgagtgtgcgtgtgacaggtgctgacaaggctggaaaagtaggtgcctcttcgatttctgagatcggccctcgtggtctctggggagcctagcttttgagaaagcgagcgcctcttcgatttctgagatcgaccttcgtggtctttgagcagcccaacttttgagaaagcaaacgccttttcgatttctgagatcaaccctcgtaatctctaagcagcccagcttttgagaaagcaaacgcctcttcgatttctgagcaggcgcctcttcgatttctgaagctccgtcgagtgcagatttttataggggctggcattaagttccaaagcacacttgaatctccaccagtagaagcttcattcttgcacttctaggatcttgatttgtccgacctcttctctcttcaacacctttgaaaatgtctggcccctccgaccgtcgttttgacttgaaccttgttgaagaggcagccccgccttctccagacaacatatggcgcccatccttcgtctcccctactggtcctcttaccgttggggattccgtgatgaagaatgatatgaccgctgcggtggtggccaggaaccttctcactcccaaagataacagactactttccaaacggtctgatgagttaactgttaaggattcgctggctctcagtgttcagtgtgcaggttctgtatctaatatggcccaacgcctatttgctcgaacccgccaagttgaatcattggcggctgaagtgatgagtctcaaacaggagattagagggctcaagcatgagaataaacagttgcaccggctcgcacatgactatgctacaaacatgaaaaggaagcttgaccagatgaaggaaactgatggtcaggttttacttgatcatcagagatttgtgggtttgttccaaaggcatttattgccttcgtcttctgggactgtaccgcgtaatgaagctccaaatgatcaacctctgatgcctcctccttctagggttctgtccagtactgaggctccaaatgatccccctccggtgccttctctttctggggctctaccgactgctgagacttctcctaagcaacctttgtgaatgctccctcttgtgtgtttattttgactcatgtatatgtacatatttgtagcttatcggggatatcaataaataagctttccttcatttcaacgtattgtgttaaatacaccaaagccttcttcgctaagttctttgaattttcttttgttgaagcttgtatgttgaagctttctgagtggagcatgtaggttggggtagtgttcccttaatttcccgagtgaggaaaacttctcggttggagacttggaaaatccaagtcactgagtgggatcggctacatgaatcttagaacgccattgtgctcgatcctgtgtcatgtccttcgttagatccaagtactctaagtcttttcttagagtctcttccaaagttttcctaggtcttcctctaccccttcggccctgaacctctgtcccatagtcgcatcttctaatcggagcgtcagtaggccttctttgcacatgtccaaaccaccgtaaccgattttctctcatctttccttcaatttcggctactcctactttaccccggatataaTTTGGGGTATGTGAATAGCACATCCCTTGTTTTCGTTTCTTCCTTTTAACATACCTTACTTATAGCGGATCATCCATCGCCATCCAATCTAGACACCAAACGAACCCAAAAAAGCAACTACGGAATTAAAAATGCTAGCAATTTCAATTGAACAAAGGATTTTcagtaaaagaagaaaaagtgaaCCACCATTTCTCTTATTTCTTTAACGTTACAAAGGATTACAATTCTTCCAAGTTACACAAACACCCCGCTGTCTCTACAAAAGCTGCCCTGGCTGGTAAAAGCTGGGATGCTGATTCTCCCCTCTGTACAAAACCCTATCAACTGAAGACCATGCTGTAAAACTGTAAAACAATGGTTCAAAGTAACTACCCGACGACAAGCGAAAAAACAAACTCACATCCTGCGCCTAGTTTCTCAGAGACCGATTAGTTTCGGCTATTGACAAGGACCCTATAATAAATTGTTTCCCCTAAAATCGTTTCGTTGAAACAAACAGTTTCAGGAACTCCTAGACCATGAATTCCATTAGTAGGGGACAAGGAAAAGTCCTTTTGCTTCTTTTGGAGCGACTCGTAGGGAACACTGGAAAAGGACTGCCAGACATCATCACAAGACAGGTCCGTCCAACCCGACCACACTGGTAAGTCTTGTGAGAATGAAAATCAAGATCATGAACCCGGGAAAaattcattctgacattgatgCTCCAGAAGGGTAATCATAGGCGGTACGAAAGCGAAGTCCGGATCCAATATGTCCCGATGTGGGGAATGCCCAACTGCAGATATTTGGTCCCAGTACCTACAGCAGTCAAATATGATTTGAATGTAATCGATttgtaaaataaagtaaaaatcaCAATCTACCATAAGACCGAAAGGTAGATTCAGATTGCACCGTTGGTGCTTCAATTTGCATTGGTCACACTTCTGGCCTTGTAGACAATCATTCTAGTTTCTAGCTTTTAGGTTGAACAGAGCAGAGAAGCTCTATAGGCTAAATACGATCCGAGTTGCCACTAGAGAAGCTAAAACTTTAAACCACGAAAACAACATTAATGAAGAGTTTACATAGTTTTAACCACCAAATAAAAGTGGGAGGGAAAATACCGTTGTCAAATTTTCATAGGCACCACGATCATATGGATGGGAATATATTTGCCCTCCTTTCTCTGCAAGCCACATACCTCTCACTCCTTCATGGTACTgccagaaagaaggaaaaataagTGCTATGAAATAGCGGTCCAGATATCTAAATCAGATTTGCCGCCAAAAAAAGAACAATAATATACAACTTGTTAATTCCTAATAACCTCAATTGTGGTCTTGTTTTGCAAAGTGAGGTAGATATGCCAACCTAAAAGAACACTCAGCGCCACACATAAGGGAACTAGCAACAGCCCAGAAATGACCTGAAACttgaaaagagaaaaatgatAAGCAAGCTGTCTTGTATCCAAGTATCAAACATAAACCCAACACTTAACCTTACATATGCAGTTTGAAAAGAGTCTCCAGTTTCCTGGTCTTCTTTTTCGGGATCATAAGTTAGGCTACCGACGAGCAAAACCTGAAAGTTTAACCGCAGATCCAATGTTAAACAGGatgaaataaataaaggaaaagaaagaaaattatatCTTAAGCGTTGACCATCTTTTCACTACAAAGAGAGTCACCTTCTATGGCTACAAAACTAATGTATGATCAAAAGGAAACAGGCATATTTTCTACATGaagaaaggaaaacaaaattcCCAGCGGTCGATGCATACAATTACAGCAGTCAGGAAAAAAATGCCAATGTCAAATTGGGTTTAGTAACTCaataacttaccagggaatagaGGCATGCTATTACAGCATACACAACAAAGATGAAAAAGACCTTATAGTTTGCATGGCCAACGCAGTTATTAATCCATATGCAATGATGATCCTTTACAACCAAGAGGCAGCACGTTAACACATTATCCAGGAAATACAAGGCGTCAAAGAATAAGATGGATAAAGCATACCATGCGCAAAACACATCTTTTGCATACACGACAATGATGTGCACGAGCTGGCTTATAGTGAGAACACTTTTGGCAATATCTTAAATCCCCTCCCTGCAAAATCATT encodes:
- the LOC103433433 gene encoding probable protein S-acyltransferase 16 isoform X2; its protein translation is MKGNTLNQKRPAAPSLILQTRSPTHQPPNPRILPAENDTQPAGDAVVLTPVPPPGPPPPPENIPDTMTRSLGFSLPVTVVVLAIAYIYFSTVFIFIDRWFGLMSSPGLMNAVVFTGVAVMCVFNYSASVFRDPGRVPSTYMPDVEDSGNPTHEIKRKGGDLRYCQKCSHYKPARAHHCRVCKRCVLRMDHHCIWINNCVGHANYKVFFIFVVYAVIACLYSLVLLVGSLTYDPEKEDQETGDSFQTAYVISGLLLVPLCVALSVLLGWHIYLTLQNKTTIEYHEGVRGMWLAEKGGQIYSHPYDRGAYENLTTVLGPNICSWAFPTSGHIGSGLRFRTAYDYPSGASMSE
- the LOC103433433 gene encoding probable protein S-acyltransferase 16 isoform X1 translates to MKGNTLNQKRPAAPSLILQTRSPTHQPPNPRILPAENDTQPAGDAVVLTPVPPPGPPPPPENIPDTMTRSLGFSLPVTVVVLAIAYIYFSTVFIFIDRWFGLMSSPGLMNAVVFTGVAVMCVFNYSASVFRDPGRVPSTYMPDVEDSGNPTHEIKRKGGDLRYCQKCSHYKPARAHHCRVCKRCVLRMDHHCIWINNCVGHANYKVFFIFVVYAVIACLYSLVLLVGSLTYDPEKEDQETGDSFQTAYFQVISGLLLVPLCVALSVLLGWHIYLTLQNKTTIEYHEGVRGMWLAEKGGQIYSHPYDRGAYENLTTVLGPNICSWAFPTSGHIGSGLRFRTAYDYPSGASMSE
- the LOC103433433 gene encoding probable protein S-acyltransferase 16 isoform X4 produces the protein MKGNTLNQKRPAAPSLILQTRSPTHQPPNPRILPAENDTQPAGDAVVLTPVPPPGPPPPPENIPDTMTRSLGFSLPVTVVVLAIAYIYFSTVFIFIDRWFGLMSSPGLMNAVVFTGVAVMCVFNYSASVFRDPGRVPSTYMPDVEDSGNPTHEIKRKGGDLRYCQKCSHYKPARAHHCRVCKRCVLRMDHHCIWINNCVGHANYKVFFIFVVYAVIACLYSLVLLVGSLTYDPEKEDQETGDSFQTAYVISGLLLVPLCVALSVLLGWHIYLTLQNKTTIEYHEGVRGMWLAEKGGQIYSHPYDRGAYENLTTF
- the LOC103433433 gene encoding probable protein S-acyltransferase 16 isoform X3; protein product: MKGNTLNQKRPAAPSLILQTRSPTHQPPNPRILPAENDTQPAGDAVVLTPVPPPGPPPPPENIPDTMTRSLGFSLPVTVVVLAIAYIYFSTVFIFIDRWFGLMSSPGLMNAVVFTGVAVMCVFNYSASVFRDPGRVPSTYMPDVEDSGNPTHEIKRKGGDLRYCQKCSHYKPARAHHCRVCKRCVLRMDHHCIWINNCVGHANYKVFFIFVVYAVIACLYSLVLLVGSLTYDPEKEDQETGDSFQTAYFQVISGLLLVPLCVALSVLLGWHIYLTLQNKTTIEYHEGVRGMWLAEKGGQIYSHPYDRGAYENLTTF